The genomic DNA CAACACAAAAAAAACCCCCGATCAGAGATCGGGGGGAGTTCTTCTGCAACATTGTCAGACCATCCACTGAAGTTCATATCCGATATTGTCCGGATCTCCCGGGATGGGCCAGGGAACCTCTGTGATGAGGTATTCGAGCCCGTTGGTGAGGCGGATGTGTTCGCCTTCTGTGAGGGCTTCCTTGCGCTCGTCATAGACGACACAGGTTTCGGTTGAGACCGGGCTCTTTTGCCCTGAGATATCTTCATAAAAATCAGGCATGACGCCCTCCTGCGGTTGATTTCACCGAAAAAACCCGTGACGGCGGCATACCGTCACGGGCTCAGGAGGAATTGTTCCGATTAGAACGGGATACCGGCGCCATCACCGGCATTCTCGGCAGGGGCCGCGGTGGTATCTGCTGGTGCAGGTGCGGTTTCTGCTGTGCCATTGGTGCTGGTCGTTGCGGGCTTCTTGCCAAGCAGCTGAAAGCCTTCATGCTGGGTGACCACCACTTCGGTTGTGTATTTTTTGGCACCGTTCACTTCGTAGCTGCGGGTGCGCAATTTGCCCTCAATGTAAACCTGGGTCCCCTTGAGGCCATT from Parvularculales bacterium includes the following:
- the ssb gene encoding single-stranded DNA-binding protein, coding for MARLNQVNLIGYVGRTPDFKTFNNGNAYIILNVGTDDSYTNRETNEKVDRTDWHRIVLYGEKLCQTVRTLSDKVDPVNGLKGTQVYIEGKLRTRSYEVNGAKKYTTEVVVTQHEGFQLLGKKPATTSTNGTAETAPAPADTTAAPAENAGDGAGIPF